From the genome of Ptychodera flava strain L36383 chromosome 20, AS_Pfla_20210202, whole genome shotgun sequence, one region includes:
- the LOC139120419 gene encoding failed axon connections homolog, whose product MSVLWTLGAVAAATVSVVGIRAVFARSKKITDYPQDTVILHQIGRGRYAPSLSPFPLKLETYLRFAKIPYKTVHSMKMSPKKKTPWITFNGVVISDSSFIIEFLNDKFNVDLNKHLSPSQRATARAFQKMVEEELYWALVYSRWIDKNSTMTKLFPKGFLYSHIVPLMATRGVKKALYSQGIGRHTEDELYSIAEKDIRALSVFLGDKQFLFGDEPCEEDCAIFGQLAQTLWQLEGSRQQALLKGDCSNLSEYCNRMKERFWPDWEQCIMGDQELKGFINWPETDTTVFKSSE is encoded by the exons ATGAGTGTATTGTGGACCCTGGGAGCGGTGGCTGCTGCAACGGTTTCGGTCGTAGGGATTCGTGCCGTGTTTGCCAGAAG CAAGAAGATAACTGACTACCCTCAAGACACTGTAATTCTCCATCAAATAGGCCGAGGAAGATATGCGCCAAGCCTGTCACCGTTTCCGTTGAAATTGGAGACATACCTCAGATTTGCCAAAATTCCATATAAG ACTGTACATTCCATGAAAATGTCTCCCAAGAAGAAAACTCCCTGGATCACCTTCAATGGTGTAGTGATCAGTGATTCCAGCTTCATCATTGAATTCCTCAATGACAAATTCAACGTGGATCTAAACAAACATCTGAGTCCGTCACAGAGAGCTACGGCAAGGGCCTTCCAGAAGATGGTCGAGGAGGAACTCTACTG GGCACTTGTTTATTCCCGATGGATAGACAAAAACTCCACAATGACCAAGCTGTTTCCAAAGGGCTTCTTGTACAGCCATATAGTGCCTTTGATGGCCACACGAGGGGTAAAGAAAGCTCTCTACAGCCAGGGGATTGGTCGACACACTGAGGATGAACTCTACAGCATTGCTGAAAAGGACATCAGAGCATTGTCTGTGTTTCTAG GTGACAAACAGTTTCTGTTTGGCGATGAGCCGTGCGAGGAAGACTGTGCAATATTTGGTCAGCTTGCACAGACATTATGGCAGCTGGAGGGATCAAGACAGCAAGCTTTGTTGAAGG GTGACTGCAGCAACCTCAGTGAATACTGCAACAGAATGAAAGAACGGTTTTGGCCTGACTGGGAGCAGTGCATCATGGGAGACCAGGAGTTGAAGGGCTTCATTAATTGGCCTGAAACAGACACAACAGTCTTTAAAAGTTCTGAATAG